Proteins encoded within one genomic window of Cucumis sativus cultivar 9930 chromosome 3, Cucumber_9930_V3, whole genome shotgun sequence:
- the LOC101208677 gene encoding uncharacterized protein LOC101208677, giving the protein MGRRQSDAVRGVCALTIVFLMGISSCFMVYRCLIGSIRPTSVEVSSTSDFVNNGGVFKSGEHNEECCRGIDHLELWGDAVKWGSDFKLNSSRECCLACKAMCDGHSGLCWCDSWVFCGDSKACGPHFGECWLKKQKDILSPDIRASGDQVMWTSGLMFGKTEGIIRMETEYGSFRIKLFPDCAPHSVNFILELLALSSYVGCQFHRAESRGTFWFSNGDHIDNAPYGPPFALIQGTLEAHGVIFKENPKEDCPAIRRGSIAWVGSGPEFFISLANHDEWRKAYTVFGSILPEDMEMVEKIAQLPTKSENWYNINVSVLEKPIPFRLKRTKTD; this is encoded by the exons ATGGGCCGGAGGCAAAGTGACGCCGTCCGTGGTGTTTGTGCGCTTACAATCGTCTTCCTCATGGGTATTTCTTCCTGCTTTATGGTCTATCGGTGCTTAATTGGGTCTATTCGGCCGACTTCCGTCGAGGTTTCTTCTACTTCCGATTTTGTTAATAATGGCGGTGTTTTCAAGAGTGGGGAGCACAACGAAGAGTGTTGCCGAGGTATTGATCATTTGGAGCTGTGGGGAGATGCTGTGAAATGGGGTTCTGATTTTAAGCTCAATTCATCGAGGGAGTGTTGTTTGGCTTGCAAAGCCATGTGTGATGGTCACAGTGGACTGTGTTGGTGTGATTCTTGGGTGTTCTGTGGTGATTCCAAGGCTTGCGGACCACATTTTGGTGAG TGCtggttgaagaaacaaaaggatATTTTGAGCCCTGACATAAGAGCCTCAGGAGATCAAGTCATGTGGACTTCTGGCCTCATGTTTGGGAAAACTGAG GGAATAATTCGCATGGAGACAGAGTATGGATCCTTTCGCATTAAG CTTTTTCCTGACTGCGCTCCTCATTCTGTGAACTTTATTCTCGAGCTCTTAGCATTGAGCTCTTATGTTGGTTGCCAATTTCATCGTGCTGAAAGTCGCGGAACCTTCTGGTTTTCCAATGGGGATCATATCGACAAT GCTCCATATGGTCCTCCTTTTGCTCTAATCCAAGGAACTCTTGAAGCACATGGAGTCATATTCAAGGAGAATCCCAAGGAAGATTGTCCAGCCATTAGAAGAGGATCCATTGCTTGGGTTGGTTCAGGCCCGGAATTTTTTATCAGCCTCGCCAACCACGACGAATGGCGTAAGGCGTACACTGTGTTTGGTTCTATTCTTCCAGAAGACATGGAAATGGTAGAGAAAATAGCACAGCTTCCTACAAAATCCGAGAATTGGTATAACATAAATGTCTCTGTTTTGGAAAAACCAATTCCTTTTCGATTAAAAAGAACGAAGACTGACTGA